In Papaver somniferum cultivar HN1 chromosome 9, ASM357369v1, whole genome shotgun sequence, the genomic stretch GAAAAAGAACCAGATTGTAAACATCCTAAAACATGAAGATCGTGTAAACCTAAAACATTAAAAACTAAAACCAAATCATCACCAAAACCAAAGAAAAACGCAAATCTGCTTAGGATTGGCGGAGATGATGTTGTCTCTTCGAATTGTTCATAAATCAGGACTAAAGATGATGATTATGATCTGATTTTCTCAATGATAGATCACAACCCATACCTGCTTTAATAGCCACAGATCTAATAAAGACCGAAGATGGAGCATATGTTGACCCTAGTCTCACATTCAATTCTTCTCACAGTTCTCTGAGCTTCTAATGAACAAGTGTAATTATTAACTACCGATATTTCCAAAGCGATTCCcatgaaaaatctaaaaacagcACAGCCAAATGCTAACTCGCCAATGTGACTCTTACAATTCAACTGGGAAACAGAAAGCGGGAAGCCGCAAATTGTAAGAAAACTAGGACACAGGCAAAGTAATAACTATGAAATATGTATTTTAAATGAAATCTCTTGCTACCACTAACAAATAATCGGCCCACATTAAAACagtaataaataagtttatgttCACAGTGTGATGCCTGCATGCCCAGTAGGATGCCAAACTTAATCTCTAGTACCAATGTACCATGGATGTGGGGATTATTGAGGCAGAATACCATAGTGAAGCCCTCAAGCATACCTATATGAAGTTACACAATGAGCAAGTAGCTCTCGAGTCAGAGAAAGTCACAGTGATGCTGAAGTACAGACTATCTGGGAATATGGAATATGAAACAGTCTGACATACACACTTGAACAGCAGAGGCATGGAGAAATTAGGGGTAGAATGGACAATATCATTCCATCAGGAGTTGGTGATAAAACTAGGCAGACTAGTCTGAAAATTCCAAATTGTGAAGGATACACTTAGTGCAGTCTACACGAATCATTGTAGGAAACTCCTTAGCATTACTATCTACCATAGGTTATCACATATTAAAATGATTGTCCAACAGATGAAGTAAAATGTAAAGCAAATAAACTCATATTGTATGATGTTTTAAGGGTATAATAATATACAGCACATCGAGAAACTTATAGTAGTGTTTCTAAGAAAAAACTGAGGTGACAAAAGATAACTGAACAGAATCGCTGATGAATATCAACGCTGAACAACATGAATGGCAATGACAAAGAATGCACAACTTACACTTGAACTTCCATCATGCAAGAAATTTTCCATCATGACTTACCTACTGTCGAGTTTTCACCATGTTAAATCTCATTGTGGTGAATAACGACTTGGGATGAGCTGAGAAGAGGAGTCAAACAAGGTCAATCTGCCCTGTCTCTACAAGTGGCTTTATTGACTTGTACCTTAGGACATACAAATCACCCGCAATCAGGTCTACAACCTCATCTCCACTGCAACATTGCCAAACAAAATTGATTAGTGGATGAACGAGATACACTTCTAGGAGGAACTGGAATACAATCTCTATTCTTTATGGCAAAGCTCAAATTAGCGGTTCAAGCCCCTTCCTTCATGCCTAAATGCCTAGTAACTAAATGCCAAGTACCCCATTCTACATAAAAATATCATATTGTCACACTTCTCTTACACGTACATCTGACCCACATGAAGATGATTCAGTATCTGTTTTCTTATAGAGGAATATTTCTTTGTAATATAGTGATAGAGATCAAAGTCAAGCCTACATTGATCATCATGTGACCCCTAAACCCAACATAATGACATGTGTACATATGCATGGATTCCATATTATATAGAGTTCATTAGAGAATTACACGGAATCGAGCTGAAATGACCCAACAGACCCCTTGCTTTTGCAGAAGACAAATGTGTCCAGCTGCGGCTCTGGAACTGCATGTCAAAATCAATGATCAGGCAAgtataagaaaaataaattaattaagatTGCCATAGCAGATACCATAAGGCATCCAAAAGAGTCACCCATGGGACAAGTGGATTTGAATGTTAAGATTGCCTGAATAGTTCAAGATAGAAGTTTAAGAATGACCCTGTAACAGTTATCAAAAACCATCCACATCTACGATGTAATCAATTGAACCTGAGTAGGCGTACAAAAGTAATTGTAGAAGTGCACATGGGTAGTGGAACGTTAAACCCAAAATCCTCAAATGGTAGAACAAGCTACAGTGAGCTTGAAAGAAGATAAGGGATGTATTAACTGTTGAAACAACTGAATAACCACATAATTTGTAGAAAGCGATTCACGCAGCTCTAAGACAGCTGGGATAACTTGTTCCAACACAGATACTCTATTATTTCCCCAGGGAGATAAAATAatcagaaaatatgaaaaattagtATTCGCCACCAATAttttcttcaacatttcaaaaactgcAATAGGACGCAAAAAAACTTTTGTATAAGAACTGTTGGCCTTCACAGATAAGCCACTGTTTAGAATACATTAACAACGCAATTCCTTTATTACTGCGACATCTGGCCATACATATGTCATTAAGACATTTTGCATGGAGAAAAATTCTTATCAACACTAGATTAGTTTAACTAATCAGATTGGTGTATCTAGTGTTTTTAAGACTATATTCAGGAGTTAATGAAGTTAATAAATTTCGATATCAGTTAATCTGACAGTGAATCCTACTAGGTGAAAGAAGAGTGGAGGTCTTGTCATAGAGAGACAAGAATCATTACATCATACCTTACTACTCATCAGGAGTGCTCAGAAAATTTCTACCAGGGATGGTTCCAGAACCAAAGTCATATGATCAATGAAATtgcttgagagagagagagagagagatagtaCCCATATCATCCTCTTCACTTGATATAGATTGCTTAAGAAAATCCTGGTAGCCAAAAGGCAATCGTGATAAAACACTTTGCTTCAGATGATTTTCCATATTTTCCTTACAGCTGTTCATTCAAAACAAGTTCACAAACCAAATCAGTCATGTAACTTAGCAAAACATTTCGCACATAAAACTACACATATGACATATCAAATAAAATAGAATGATTCACCTTTTTGCAAACTCTTTTTCAGGTTTAGAAAGCCTATTCCATAAATCGGTTTTCGAAATGTGAATCATGTACTTCTCGATCTGTAAAAAGAAATTGTTAGATAAAAGGATAAACCATTTCAAGGTCCTAACCCACAAAAGCAACAAGAAATTGAACCTATCCCCACCTTTTGAAGGCGAGTTCGAAGATACGATCTCAATAAAAACTCAGTCCTGTCCAAGTCCATCTGATAAAGTGATACAGTGAGTGCATCCTTGCCATCTTCGGCATATGCTTCCACAGTATCTTCCTACCCAGACAGTATGAAAAATTGAATTAGATAAACAATGTAACATAAAAAAGACAAATCAGACACCCCCAATCAATCTTTCTTCTCACAGAACCTGTTTCTTAACTCACTCTCTAGAATTTTGTGAATAAGTAAAATTCCTAGAAAACCAACCCTAACTTCAACAGTGTACGAAAAAAGTTCTCAAATCTGTAAGAAATTCCagcataaaaactatataaccCTAAAATAGACTATATATTCACAATTCATTAGTGAAAATCTTACCCCGAATctcaattgaaaaattgaaaaagaaataatttcagcaaaaatgaaaaaagggGGTAAGATCTAAAAGAAAAGGTTAgaaacagaattagggtttgggataAAAAATTACCATATTTTGAATTTGGACTCTAGCATTTCTTACTACATCTTCCTGAAATTGAAGAATTTCAGGAGAAGCTTTCTCGTTTCTCCATGCGCGTTTCAAAAGCTCCACTTCAGTTGGAAGAGCTGAAATCGACGCATCGATATCTTCACTTCCAAAACCTAAACCTTGATCTGAAGCAGACGCCATAATATCTTATCTGCAGAGACGAAGATGGTAAAGCAACAAAAGAAGAGGAGACGGGAGGAGAAAGCACAAAATGGCGCCAAAAATATAGACATATGCCCGTCTTTCTGGATTCTGGACCGTCTTTGGGTAATTCACTTGAGGGTCCGTTTGGCACGGTGTTCGTAATAGAAGGAGGTAGTGCAGCCTAAGGAGTAGTAGAAAAAAGGTTGTATTTATAAGTTGTTTGGCTTCTGCCCAAAAATTCATTTCTCAACTGATTTTCCAGGATTATTAGCATCTCCAGTTGGTGCAGACTAGACTTGTTATCTCACTACATCCTACATGACTTTACAGTCATATATTTTAAGTTAGGGGCCTAAAAAGCCCGTCCCAGGACCATCTAATGACAAATACAACAGGATCCTTAGCCGAGTTCACTCCTCTGGTTCAGAGATAGTCCAGGTAAAATCAAAGTTTGCaccaaaaagaaaatacaaagCCTAACTTCCGGCAACTACTACAttctttaccaaaaataaaaataagttaaAGAGTCCAAAACCTTTTATCTAAATTAGCTTCCACTTATCCTGACAATGTATTGTGTTTTCCAAACCAGACTCATAGTATGAACAGTTGAATGATCTTTTCTTTTAAGGGGAACATAATCAAGGCAGCCATGACAATGCCAGTGTTGCTCAATAAATACAAGGATACTGTTGAAGAGAATAACGGATCCTACGATGTCGCAATATTATTTAAAATAATTAAGCACATGTCTGAGCATGtaagaacaagaaagaaaaaagtaACAAAGTAGATCCTTCTAAGGTGGTAGGCATCTTCATCCCTCATTTTTTTTCTCGTTCTCTTTTCTCTACTGTCAATATAAGAAGTTCACTACATGAAATCATATGTAGAATAAAGAATACAGAAAACTACTTACCGGACATTGACCTCACCTCAGAAGCAGGTGGGCACAATGTCCTCATTTTGGGTACTTTAGAAGGTTACTCGAcccctttcttctttttcttttttccaccatttttttttcagttttttcttttttctttttatacagACGAGCTTACATCCAGCTTCAAGGCTCGGAGGATATCAAGTAGTAGAAGCCCATTCGAAAAATGGGCAAACTGCACCTCTGGTAGCAGTCCAATTTCCACACCCAAAAAAGAAGCTTCCATGCTTCGGACCGGGTTTGCGGACCATTCTTCTGCTGCTCTTAACCCCACAGAAACAGTATGTGCGCAAGTCTCTAGCAGAGTCAATGTGAGAAGGATGGTGGTGCAATTGGATGAGAGGAGGCACAGGAGAAGACTGCCTTATTGGCTTCTGGGGGTAATGGGTGGGAGTTGCAGGAGCTAGTTGTCGGTCAGGAGATTGCTGCCATCCCATTGGGCGTTCTGCAGATTGCCATACCAGCGAGTTGGTGATGGAAAACCTGAAGCCCCTGTGCATGATGTGGGTAAGAAGCCGAGCAGTATTCCTGGCGTCATCCAGGCCACAATGTGCACGACCTTCCCATACTAAACCAGCCATCTGAACAGCGTCTTTTAGATTGCAGCGTGCCCCACCAAAAACCTCACAAAATGGAACCTTCAAGTTGATCCACCTGagaaaatttccaggtgttagTATAAGGTATTTCAGGAATCGACAGAAACCAATGCTATATTCAAGGCCAAAATTTTGAATGCTTTGAGATGTTAAATTCCATTCAAATTTGAGCTTCTCAGAATACTTAGTATTATTCATGTGTTGTATCAAATTATGTGACGATTTTACAGTGAAGACATCTCAGGTTATGATTAAAAACGTTTAGAGGGGACTAAATCTACACCTTGCTTACAACGTAAAAgccagaaatacaaaacctaatcACCTGTTGAAGTAAGGAGGTTTGCGAATCCTCTTAAAGCGACACTCAGATTCCAGCATGACCCTACAATCCCAGTTCGACCAAGTTACCACGGCAAAATTAGTGTGCTTGATCCCCTTATCTTCAAGCCACTTATCATGCATGAGTAACGCTTCGCCTAAAGGGACACCTCTGTCCACCTGGAAAACGACAACACATTAGTTATTTCTGTTTCATAGCTTCAACAAATGGCTTCTATTGATAAAAGCACTTTATTTATAGTGATTACTATTATGTATCAGCAACAGTTCTTCCATCAATAGGGTACAGATGACAAACACAAATTATGGAAATGATCAAACTTGTAACGGTGTTACCTAATTCCGATACGGTGGTATCTAATCTATAAACAACAAGTTTTTCTTGTACTTTATTATAAGGAGATACACTTTACAATATCTGCAGCAAGTCCTGATAATAACCAAAAAATACTGGGTTCCTAACAAATATTTGTGAACAACTTTCTACCCTTTTACAGGGCTTCTTGCTACTTAACCCAAAATGATTTTCACAATCATGGTCACATTGTGATGTGGTTTGAATTTGCAAAAGATGCAAATGTACTTTGGACCACACTGCTGACCAACCAGCAACCAGGATCCCTTCATACAAAAAAAGCCTTCGCCACATGAAGTCAGATTAATGACCATTAATTGGAGTCGGTTAAAACTCCTGTTTCCCTATTAAAACTTGAGACCAGGTATTCATATCACATAATCCAGACAACGAATATGGCTCCCCATTAATTACTTAGTATAAGTACAACACAAAAAGTCATAAATTCATGATTTTGAGCCGTTATTCAAACACAGATACCATACTTGATCACTAAAACTCAATATTTACCCATCCTTGAGTAATTTGAATATGTGTTATGTTATCCTAAACTTACATAAATAATCTTTACTTTGGCTTGAACAAGAACTCAAGAACTAACACAGTCAAGTGAAATGGAACAAAGAAGTGACTAATTCAAGTCGTCACACAGGATGATGCTTAGTTATAAATAACTATGCAACATGAAGTAGAAGGTAAGAATAATGAATAGATACACAAACTTGTATGAAAGTACGGGTGATTGTTTTACTATTTTGAGAGCTAAACATTCATATAATTACAAATAATACCCCGTCATCACATGGTCCACAAATCGCCGCAAACCAGCCAGCTCCACCCCATTAATTCTATGGACCCCTCTAAGGATACTAACTAAACTTCCTCAAACTTTATAATACATAATCTAACAAATCCCAGCAACACAAACTGATCCGTGAATAGGGATTGTTATTCAGAGCTTGTAATGGTACCGCTTTCAAGTCAAAGTCCATCATTACAGCATGTAAATAACTATAATGGCATTTACTAAGGATTGTGATTTCTGAGTAATGGGAAAACAAAGAGAAAAAATCTTTTCTTTAAGTAAATTGAGACTACAGTATCTGTGTCTATCATGGGTCGCAGAAGTTAATTGGCACTCCATGCGTCTCATTGCAACATCAGCTTGCTGATATCTTTAGCAAAACACAGCTTATGCGTGTTTTCATTCCAAGTAAGGTTTAGAAAACCCCCGTGCTCTATCTCTATCCTAAGTTGAATATCAGAAAAGCAAATCATTAGTTATAACTTGTAAATTGACAGCAGTTAGGTAGCTTTCAGGGTTCAACTCTCTAAGTATATCATTTTTCCAGCACTAATCAGTCAGTATAGTGTGATGACTATCCCCCACTGTATACGCTCCTTGTACTTCTTCCAAGACGATAATTTCTATGGTTTATCTGCTACAAGTATGTTTTACTTGGTCTACGATAGTGAACGTGAAAACATGTTCAATCACCCCAtttgaaacagaaaaataaaaatatagacAAGAGAAAAAAAGGGAGTAGCAAAGTACACTGAAGACTCACCTGAATTTGCTGTATGCCTGTCAAGTCCTTGCAGAAATCAGTGAGATTTTGATGATAAGCAGGTCGCACATATGTCTGAAAAGAAGCTTCCAATTGCCCAGTCACACTGTTCACCAAAACAGACGGAAACTCGATAATTTCTTGTGGGTGGGGATTCCTTTCCTTGTCACAGGTTGCTTCGAAGTCTATAACcacaaaatattgaaactcttgaAACTGAAACTCGTGTGGATAGCCACCTTGAGAAGCAAGCATCCTGAAGGGTATATACTGGATTCTGTTTTCTAAGGGAAAATGATGCTCCCTATTCATGTAATGTAAGCTCTCGAAGGCATTCCAGTTCTGTTGTGGCTTCTGATAGTCGGGATGATTAAAGGTTGAAGACCACATGCAAAAATCTTGTTGGTACATGGGTCTAGGATAACCACCTTCACCTGGAGGTGCAAAAGATTCATTGCTTGATGAACTTTCAGGTTCTACAATGCCACCACCTCCTGGATGAGCATTGTTTTCATCCTTGTACTCTACAAACCCTTCCATGGATATTCCATCATTTTGCAAATGGAAAGGGAATGCCTCAGGCTGCAGGCATCTTATGGATGCCTCCTGGTTCTTCTGCATTGTTCTGCAGTCACCCGggggcaaaaaaaaagaaaaaaactagtaAGATTTCAATAACCTATAAGACGATAAAGCATTGAACAAGTCATTTGAAACCATACTGCGGAATTAGGCTTTTCACAGTAGCTCAAAAGGATATGATCGAAATGACGATGGCAAAAGAAAGTATTCACTCAAAAGGATTTGGTTTGAACTTAGAAGACTTAATGTGCGCAACagcttaatttttataaatttcAGCACTGAACCAAAAAAGATGTATAACACATTAATATGCTGTCAAACTCATTTTGCAACTCAGATCTCTCTTTGCAATAAGCAGGGCATAACCTGATAGGCAGCCAAGACACAGAGGTATGTAACTGCGAAAATTACACGGTGGCGGTATATGAGCCAAACATCCGTAGAAAGGTCAGAAAACATTGCTATGGGGTTAAAACAAGACTTTGAATTAGCTGTGGCATATAAATTAGCTATAATATTGAAGGGGACTGATGGCGGACTGTACTCTCATCAATGACAATACTAACTCAACTGTTGAAGAAGTAGAAGAGTATAAGATGAAGACATCCTTAGCCCATACATTGGCACACAAATATTCACGCACACTGAATTTTCAATCAAATATCCAAACAAGTAATAATAGGTTCTAAAACACCAATCCCACCGAATCTCCTGCTAATAGACTATAACTCACTGGCTAGAGCAGGGAAACTTGAGACTGTTACAATATACCTCCTTTCACACAAGTTCCATTAGAAATTCTAACAATTACAttgaaaaagtaaaataaatcaaaactatGAATTCAGCTATTATCAGCATCCCATCTCCTTGTTGATTTAGTAATGCTATCGTTTTGTTTATTGCTAAGTTGCTAATGCCAGCAATGGTACAATACGGATGCCATATAATAAATAATCATATAAACTTACAAATTGGTGGCAATCCTTGGTCTCTAACTTGTTCTCCAATCATTTGCACGTTGTTGGAGACAACACCTTCGCTGTGAATTCCAATCAGATTCATAGTATTAGATTGGAAATTTACcaatcaaaaaaacaaacaaactaataACTTGCAAAGGCGATTGATGTAAAGTTCAATTCGTTCGCCTACAGAGAACAATTTCATGTTAACTAATCTTAAAACCTAAGTATATTTAAACAACTACAGCAGTAACCAACTCTCAATTATCATGATTTTGAAAGCAAATCAAACGAAAAGCAACATTAAATtcatctaaaaaaaattacatctAAATCGAAATCTGCTCCTTGAAAAATAAGATTTCAAATCGAAATCCGGTAAGATGAGAATAGAATTTACAGAAAGAATAATCGAAAGAAAGAGGAAGAGAAAAATCGAAAGAAAGCGAAATCCGCTTACATTGATTCTATAGACAGACACAGAAGGAAGggggagagagagaaagagtttGAGTGAAACGGAAGAAGGTGATCATATAATAAAAATCAGGACTAAAAAGCTTACCAGTTTCCGGTTTTCCTTGGAAACCAAGCAGGTGACTCTACTCCTAACTTCTTCATCCTTTTTTTACTTTTATATCCTTTTAATCTATTTTTATTTACACTCACGTGATATTCAAGTGCCCCGAATATCTTTTTTCCACTTTTGTCCTTGAACAGTCATCTTCGTCCTATTTCCAATTTTTAGACCATCCCTATAAGCCGgcctttttattttccttttaactTGGCGTGTGTCACGTgtccatttaatcgcctaaaattttcataggacatgaccggcaatgattgtggttcagtgaatcaacttcacccaaaaatatttagccttgcatacttgcatcaaagtacgcatctaccttcactcataaggcattgcacaacgaaagtcttttcttctttctctctttcatgcccccataagcataagaggttcttccATGTACTTGAACAATTCTCACAACATCAGTAACACAATGAACACAAagaatactgcaacaaacccattttactgcactaaaggaagattacaaaacttgttcatcacatggaccaaaacaggtcattcaccctcttggtgaatgcctaactctCTCTACAAATCGGTGGT encodes the following:
- the LOC113313463 gene encoding DNA replication complex GINS protein SLD5-like; the protein is MASASDQGLGFGSEDIDASISALPTEVELLKRAWRNEKASPEILQFQEDVVRNARVQIQNMEDTVEAYAEDGKDALTVSLYQMDLDRTEFLLRSYLRTRLQKIEKYMIHISKTDLWNRLSKPEKEFAKSCKENMENHLKQSVLSRLPFGYQDFLKQSISSEEDDMVPEPQLDTFVFCKSKGSVGSFQLDSVGDEVVDLIAGDLYVLRYKSIKPLVETGQIDLV
- the LOC113309786 gene encoding ERI1 exoribonuclease 2-like, yielding MQKNQEASIRCLQPEAFPFHLQNDGISMEGFVEYKDENNAHPGGGGIVEPESSSSNESFAPPGEGGYPRPMYQQDFCMWSSTFNHPDYQKPQQNWNAFESLHYMNREHHFPLENRIQYIPFRMLASQGGYPHEFQFQEFQYFVVIDFEATCDKERNPHPQEIIEFPSVLVNSVTGQLEASFQTYVRPAYHQNLTDFCKDLTGIQQIQVDRGVPLGEALLMHDKWLEDKGIKHTNFAVVTWSNWDCRVMLESECRFKRIRKPPYFNRWINLKVPFCEVFGGARCNLKDAVQMAGLVWEGRAHCGLDDARNTARLLTHIMHRGFRFSITNSLVWQSAERPMGWQQSPDRQLAPATPTHYPQKPIRQSSPVPPLIQLHHHPSHIDSARDLRTYCFCGVKSSRRMVRKPGPKHGSFFFGCGNWTATRGAVCPFFEWASTT